The Deltaproteobacteria bacterium region TCCATCGCGAAGGCGGTGTGCGTGTTCCCGACGGACCGCCACCAGAGGACAGGGACGGGCAGGCGCGGGGAGTGGACCACGACGCGGCGATCGCGGATGGCCTCGAGATACGGCGAGTCGACGACGCCCTCGACGGAGGTGGCGTCGATGCCGTTCTTCACCATGAACTGCTCGAACGGCGTTCCCGTGAGGATCGACTGGCCGACGATGCTGTGCCTCCAGCCGACCGGACGGCCCTGCGAATCCAGGCCGGCCTCGATGCGGTGGAGGAACAGCGGCCGGTAGTAGCCTCCCTGGATGTCGTCCTCGCGGGTCCAGACGACCTTCACGGGGACCTTGGCCACCTTGGCGACGTGCACCGCCTCAGCGACGAAGTCCGAGGACGGCGTCGCACGCCGACCGAATCCGCCGCCGAGGAACTGCGTATGGATCGAGACGTTCTGCTGCGGGATGCCCGCGATCTTCGCGGCCGTCATCTGATCCATGGTCTGGAACTGGGTGCCGGTCCAGATCTCGCAGCGGTCTCCCTCCAGCTTCACCGCGCAGTTCATCGGCTCCATGGTGGCGTGGGCGAGGTAGGGGACGTCGTACTCGGCGATGACCTTCTTCGCCGCGCCGGAGAGCGCGGCGTCCGCGTCGCCCTTTTCCGTGGCGACGGCGCCTTTCGTCTGCGCCTGCGCGCGGTAGTCCTCGAGCAGCTTCGCGCTGTCGAGCGACGCGCCGGGCCCGAGGTCCCAATCGACCTGGAGCGCGTCGCGGCCGAGCTTCGCGCTCCAGAAGTTGCTCGCGACCACCGCGACACCCGAGGGAACCTGGACGACCTGTTCGACGCCCTTGACGGCGCGCGCCTTGGCCGGATCGAACGACTTGACGGTGCCGCCGAACACGGGCGAGCGCGCGACGAGCGCGGTCCGCAGCCCAGGGAAGCGGACGTCGATCCCGAACCCGGCCTTCCCGATGACCTTCTCCGGCGAATCGAGGCGACGCGTGGGCTTGCCGAGGATCTTCCAGTCCTTGCGATTCTTGAGCTTGAAGGACTGGGGCGGCGTCTGGCCCTGCGCGGCCACCGCAAGCTCGCCGTAGGAGAGCTTCTCCTTGCCGCGCAGCACGAACCCGTTCTCCGTGCGCAGCTTCTTCGCGTCCATCTTCCAGTTCGCGGCCGCGGCGCGTACGAGCATCGCCCTCGCCAGCGCGCCCGCCTGGCGGTAGCGGTCGAACTCCGACGAGGTGCTTGTCGAGCCGCCGGTCATCTGCATCCCGAAGGCCGGATGCGCGTAGACCGGTGCGGCCGGAGCATGCTCGACGCGGATCTTCGACCAATCGCAGTCGAGCTCCTCGGCGACGAGCATGGCGAGGCTGGTCCAGATCCCCTGACCCATCTCGGAATGGGCGAGCAGCACCGTCACCGATCCGTCGGGAGCGACGCGCACGAACGCGTTGGGATCGGGCAATTGCTTCGCCGCCGCCTGCGGCACGGCCCCCAGCTTGCGCGGGACGTGGAAGGCGACGAACAGGCCAGCCCCGGACAGGAGCGACTTCTGCAGCAGCGCGCGCCTTGTCAGGTTGGTCATCGCTCGGCCCTCCTCTTCGCAGCCGCGCGGTGCACCGCCTCGCGGATGCGCTGGTACGTCCCGCAGCGGCAGATGTTGCCCGCCATCGCGACGTCGATCTCCTCGTCACTCGGATCCGGGTTCTGCGCCAGGAGCGCCGCCGCGGACATGATCTGCCCTGGCTGGCAATAGCCGCATTGCACCACGTCCTGATCCACCCAGGCCTTCTGCACGGGATGCGCGCCATCCGGCGAAAGTCCCTCGATGGTGGTCACCATGCGGTTGCCGACCGCCGAAACCGGCAGCACGCAGGACCGCACGGCCTGGCCTTCGAGGTGCACGGTACAGGCCCCGCACTGGGCCATCCCGCATCCGTACTTGGTTCCGGTGAGGCCGAGCACCTCTCGCAACACCCAGAGAAGAGGCATGTCGTCGGGCGCATCGACCTGGTGGGCCGTCCCGTTCACGTTCAGCTGCATCGCAAACCTCGCGGTGTGGTCGGAATCCGTTCGCTGCAGCGCGGGGATCCAAGGGAGTCCCCGGGCCGGAAGATGCGCCAACGGCGCGGGCGGTTCAATCCTCTTTTGTGGCGCCGTCGGGCGCCCGGCATCGCAGCGCCAGTCGACACTCATCGATGCAGCGGCTTGATCCGTCGTCCCCATCGGGACCATGGACGGTCTGCCCTGACGCGACCCACGACGGCCGCCAGGCAAGGGAGAGGGAACATGCGCATTCGAGGAAGAATCACCGTAGTAGGACTGCTCGCTGCAGGCGCAACGGCGCTCGGCTGGGCCGTGTTGGCGCGCGCGTCGGGCGAGGATGGCATCGCGAAGCGGGCCGCGAGAGGACAGCTGAAGGCCGCCGTGCTGAAGATGAAGGTGCAGAAGGACGGCCAGGAGGTGACGGTGACGCGTACCCTGCCCTTCCTGTCCGCGGGCACGGTGGTCGCCGCCCAGCAGGCGCTGGGCATCTCGGCTGGCGACGATCGGGAGGAGGCGGCCGACGCGGCCGGCACGGGACAGGACCTGCCCACCGCCGACCTCGGCTCAGGCCCCGGATCTCTCGGGTGCCCAGGCCGGGACAGCAACGGGAACAAGCGAGTCAACCAGGACTGCAGCTTCCGCCGCCAGGCGGAGGAGACGATCACCTTCAACCCGCTCGATCCCAACGAACTGCTTGCGGGCCAGAACGACAGCCGGGTGGGATTCAACCAGTGCGGCATCGACTGGTCGACCGACAACGGCAAGCACTGGGGCGACCTGCTGCCGCCGTTCCGCCAGAAGCTGAACGAGCCGTTTAGCCAGGAGCCCACTGCCTCCGATCCCAACCGCCACACCATTGGCGGCGGTCCGGGAACGGAACATACGTACGACGCCGCCAGCGACCCTGCGGTGGCGATCGACGCCTTCGGTCGCGGCTACTTCAGCTGCGTCGTCTTCGATATACTCAGCAACGCCAGCGCGCTGTTCGTCACCCAGTCGCCGCCGGGGGCGCACGGATCGTTCTTCTTCAACGTCACGTTCCGCCAGTGGATGGTCGCCGAGGACAACAACGGCCTCGTGTTCCACGACAAGAACTTCATCGCAGCGGACCGGGATCCGAACGGCGTCAGCCCCAACAAGGGAAACGTGTACGTGACCTGGACCGTGTTCAGGTTCGACCAGAGC contains the following coding sequences:
- a CDS encoding (2Fe-2S)-binding protein, which gives rise to MQLNVNGTAHQVDAPDDMPLLWVLREVLGLTGTKYGCGMAQCGACTVHLEGQAVRSCVLPVSAVGNRMVTTIEGLSPDGAHPVQKAWVDQDVVQCGYCQPGQIMSAAALLAQNPDPSDEEIDVAMAGNICRCGTYQRIREAVHRAAAKRRAER
- a CDS encoding xanthine dehydrogenase family protein molybdopterin-binding subunit — its product is MTNLTRRALLQKSLLSGAGLFVAFHVPRKLGAVPQAAAKQLPDPNAFVRVAPDGSVTVLLAHSEMGQGIWTSLAMLVAEELDCDWSKIRVEHAPAAPVYAHPAFGMQMTGGSTSTSSEFDRYRQAGALARAMLVRAAAANWKMDAKKLRTENGFVLRGKEKLSYGELAVAAQGQTPPQSFKLKNRKDWKILGKPTRRLDSPEKVIGKAGFGIDVRFPGLRTALVARSPVFGGTVKSFDPAKARAVKGVEQVVQVPSGVAVVASNFWSAKLGRDALQVDWDLGPGASLDSAKLLEDYRAQAQTKGAVATEKGDADAALSGAAKKVIAEYDVPYLAHATMEPMNCAVKLEGDRCEIWTGTQFQTMDQMTAAKIAGIPQQNVSIHTQFLGGGFGRRATPSSDFVAEAVHVAKVAKVPVKVVWTREDDIQGGYYRPLFLHRIEAGLDSQGRPVGWRHSIVGQSILTGTPFEQFMVKNGIDATSVEGVVDSPYLEAIRDRRVVVHSPRLPVPVLWWRSVGNTHTAFAMESAIDELAWAAGRDPLEFRSMLLADKPRHLRALKAAAKKAGWGTPPSKGRARGLAVHESFGSIVAQVAEVSVDKDKEIHVHKVSCAVDCGTAINPLGIEAQVQGAMAFGLAAVLHSEVTLKAGRVEQSNFHDYLVLRMPEMPDVSVQVLESDAKMGGIGEPAAAPISAAVANAVYALTRQRLRSLPLRLA